The following are encoded in a window of Cycloclasticus pugetii PS-1 genomic DNA:
- the pth gene encoding aminoacyl-tRNA hydrolase, with amino-acid sequence MISVIVGLGNPGDEYKKTRHNVGFLLLDALAQREGAHFNYDAKFKADVSKCVIGNSTVRLIKPQTFMNKSGLSVSAYAKYYSVQPENVMIVHDELDLEPGIVRLKKGGGHGGHNGLRDIIAHLSSKEFYRLRLGVGHPGDRNKVVNYVLKAPSKADNVLIEAAMDRAIEKIPGICAGEIQSVMQSLHTD; translated from the coding sequence ATGATTTCAGTAATAGTCGGTCTGGGCAATCCGGGCGATGAGTATAAAAAAACCCGACATAATGTCGGGTTTTTATTGTTAGATGCTTTGGCTCAAAGAGAAGGTGCGCACTTTAATTATGACGCTAAATTTAAAGCCGATGTGTCAAAGTGCGTAATTGGTAACAGCACGGTTAGGTTAATCAAGCCGCAAACATTTATGAATAAAAGTGGCTTGTCAGTATCGGCCTATGCAAAGTATTATTCTGTCCAGCCAGAAAATGTCATGATTGTGCATGATGAGTTAGACTTGGAGCCTGGCATAGTGCGATTGAAGAAAGGAGGGGGTCATGGCGGGCATAATGGTCTTCGAGATATAATCGCGCATTTATCATCCAAAGAGTTTTATAGGCTTAGACTTGGGGTGGGGCACCCAGGTGATCGTAATAAAGTTGTAAATTATGTATTAAAGGCGCCCAGTAAAGCGGATAATGTATTAATTGAGGCTGCAATGGATCGTGCGATTGAGAAAATACCGGGTATTTGTGCCGGTGAGATCCAGTCGGTAATGCAAAGTTTACATACAGACTAA
- a CDS encoding 50S ribosomal protein L25/general stress protein Ctc, which yields MSISFELAASIRNDLGKGATRRLRKQEMVPAVIYGAGEEPVSITLGHNQLMHSTENEAFFSHILSIDVDGKKESVIIKALQRHPAKNILMHADFMRVSMKEKLKVHVPIHFIGEEEAPGAKQGGVVTHSLVDVEIQCLPNNLPEFIEVDVSALEIGDSLHLSDIKLADGLEMVALLQGEDHDLQVVAIQANRAAEVDEDVEGAESAEGESEEGSGE from the coding sequence ATGAGTATCAGCTTTGAATTGGCGGCATCGATTCGTAATGACTTAGGTAAAGGTGCAACGCGTCGTTTACGCAAACAAGAAATGGTTCCAGCTGTAATTTATGGGGCGGGTGAAGAACCTGTTTCGATAACTTTGGGCCATAATCAATTAATGCATAGCACGGAAAATGAAGCCTTTTTCTCGCATATTTTATCTATTGATGTGGATGGAAAGAAAGAAAGCGTTATTATCAAAGCGTTACAGCGTCATCCTGCGAAAAATATTTTAATGCATGCGGATTTTATGCGTGTCAGCATGAAGGAAAAATTAAAAGTACATGTGCCTATTCACTTTATTGGTGAAGAAGAGGCTCCAGGCGCTAAACAGGGTGGTGTGGTAACGCATAGCCTAGTGGATGTTGAGATACAATGCTTACCTAATAATTTGCCTGAGTTTATAGAAGTGGATGTATCGGCTCTAGAAATTGGTGATAGTTTACACTTATCCGACATTAAGTTGGCCGATGGTCTAGAAATGGTTGCCTTGTTGCAAGGTGAAGACCACGATCTGCAGGTGGTTGCAATTCAGGCCAACAGAGCAGCAGAAGTAGACGAAGATGTTGAAGGTGCTGAATCAGCTGAAGGTGAGTCCGAAGAGGGTTCTGGCGAGTAA
- a CDS encoding ribose-phosphate diphosphokinase, whose translation MLDNGIMVFTGNANISLAKDIVRHLNMRLGRASVEIFSDGEVMVEIGENVRGKDVFIIQPTCAPTNNHVMELLVMIDALKRACANRITAVIPYYGYARQDRRPRSARVPITSKLIAKMIDTAGADHVLTVDLHADQIQGFFDIPVDNVYASPLLLSDIWKRKTKDLMIVSPDVGGVVRARAIAKRLDDADLAIIDKRRPKANVSQVMNIIGDVSGRECVIVDDLVDTAGTLCLAAKALKDNGAISVKAYCTHPVLSGKAIENISGSVLDELVVTDTIPLSETALGCEKIRQLSIAEMLAETIRRMVEGDSVSSLYVD comes from the coding sequence GTGCTAGATAATGGCATCATGGTGTTTACTGGTAACGCAAATATATCGTTAGCTAAAGATATCGTTCGTCATCTTAATATGAGGCTTGGCCGTGCCAGCGTTGAGATATTCAGCGATGGCGAAGTAATGGTTGAAATTGGCGAAAATGTTCGTGGTAAAGATGTGTTCATCATACAGCCAACATGCGCACCAACAAACAACCATGTGATGGAGTTATTGGTGATGATTGATGCGCTGAAAAGAGCTTGCGCAAATCGTATCACTGCGGTTATTCCATATTATGGCTATGCTAGACAGGATCGCCGCCCACGTTCAGCGCGGGTGCCTATAACGTCTAAATTAATAGCAAAAATGATTGATACTGCCGGTGCAGATCATGTACTAACTGTTGATTTGCATGCCGATCAGATCCAAGGTTTTTTTGATATCCCGGTTGATAACGTTTATGCGTCACCTCTTTTGTTGAGCGATATATGGAAGAGAAAAACAAAAGACCTAATGATTGTGTCGCCTGATGTCGGCGGTGTAGTAAGGGCAAGGGCTATTGCAAAACGCTTAGACGATGCAGATTTGGCAATAATAGATAAGCGTCGCCCAAAGGCTAATGTTTCGCAAGTGATGAATATTATTGGCGATGTAAGCGGCAGAGAATGCGTTATTGTTGATGATTTGGTGGATACAGCGGGTACCTTGTGTTTGGCTGCAAAGGCGCTAAAAGATAATGGCGCAATAAGTGTAAAGGCGTATTGTACGCACCCTGTGTTATCAGGAAAGGCAATAGAAAATATATCAGGTTCAGTGCTTGATGAATTGGTTGTTACAGATACAATTCCTTTAAGTGAAACAGCATTGGGTTGTGAAAAAATAAGACAATTGAGTATTGCTGAGATGCTGGCAGAAACAATTCGTCGAATGGTAGAAGGCGATTCAGTAAGTTCGCTATACGTAGATTAA
- the ispE gene encoding 4-(cytidine 5'-diphospho)-2-C-methyl-D-erythritol kinase, whose amino-acid sequence MVDGKIAVTEWEEHWWPAPAKLNLMLNIVGQRPDGYHELQTVFQLIGISDWLNVVPTEDGEITLSCNSVSLATNTNLVVQAANLLKQQANASLGAKIILKKILPMGAGLGGGSSDAATTLIVLNAVWGLGYSVEELEMLGLKLGADVPVFVRGLSAWAEGIGEKMTVIDLPEKWFVVVNPPYHCSTKEVFSHNSLTRDNSAITIRDFLDGQEDNSCLPVVREISQELDAVYLQFSEFSKVYLTGTGSSMFAKCDTRQEAVLLSERLPDGWNKWVVKGVSESPLQKSLKQFFNRLNQV is encoded by the coding sequence GCATTGGTGGCCAGCACCGGCAAAGTTAAATTTAATGCTAAATATTGTTGGACAAAGACCTGATGGATACCATGAGTTGCAAACAGTTTTCCAGTTAATAGGTATTTCTGACTGGTTAAACGTCGTGCCTACAGAGGATGGTGAGATCACATTAAGTTGCAATTCGGTCAGTCTTGCAACAAATACTAATTTGGTTGTTCAAGCGGCTAATTTACTAAAGCAGCAAGCAAATGCAAGTTTAGGTGCAAAGATAATACTTAAGAAAATATTACCAATGGGTGCCGGTTTAGGAGGAGGTAGCTCTGATGCGGCCACTACGTTGATTGTGCTTAATGCAGTTTGGGGGCTCGGTTATTCAGTTGAAGAGTTGGAAATGTTGGGCCTTAAACTGGGGGCGGATGTGCCTGTTTTTGTTAGGGGCTTGTCAGCATGGGCGGAAGGTATTGGTGAAAAAATGACAGTGATTGACTTGCCTGAAAAGTGGTTTGTTGTGGTAAATCCTCCTTATCATTGCTCAACAAAAGAAGTTTTTTCACATAACAGTTTGACACGGGATAATTCAGCCATCACAATACGCGACTTTTTAGACGGGCAAGAAGATAATAGTTGCTTGCCGGTTGTTAGAGAAATAAGTCAAGAGTTGGATGCTGTTTATCTGCAATTTTCTGAATTCTCTAAGGTTTATTTAACAGGCACTGGCTCGAGTATGTTTGCTAAATGCGATACTCGGCAAGAGGCGGTGCTGCTGTCAGAAAGGTTACCTGATGGCTGGAATAAGTGGGTAGTAAAGGGCGTAAGCGAATCACCTTTACAGAAGTCGCTTAAACAGTTTTTTAATCGGTTAAATCAGGTATAA